The following coding sequences lie in one Erwinia amylovora genomic window:
- the slmA gene encoding nucleoid occlusion factor SlmA: MVEKKSAKGNRREEILQALAQMLESSDGSQRITTAKLAASVGVSEAALYRHFPSKTKMFDSLIEFIEDSLITRINLILKDEKETMPRLRLITQLILGFGELNPGLTRILTGHALMFEQDRLQGRINQLFERIEMQLRQVMREKKMREGEGFTTDEALLATQLLAFCEGLLSRFVRSEFRYRPTVDFDARWPLMAAQLI, from the coding sequence ATGGTTGAAAAAAAGAGTGCGAAAGGGAATCGTCGCGAAGAAATCTTGCAGGCACTGGCGCAAATGCTGGAGTCCAGTGATGGCAGTCAACGTATTACCACCGCCAAGCTGGCGGCGAGTGTTGGGGTCTCTGAAGCGGCACTTTATCGGCATTTTCCCAGCAAAACCAAGATGTTTGACAGCCTGATCGAGTTTATCGAAGACAGCCTGATCACGCGCATCAATCTGATTTTGAAAGACGAAAAAGAGACGATGCCCCGCCTGCGCCTGATTACCCAGTTGATATTAGGCTTTGGTGAACTGAATCCCGGTCTGACACGTATTCTGACCGGCCATGCGCTGATGTTCGAACAGGATCGCCTGCAGGGGCGAATTAACCAGCTGTTTGAGCGAATTGAGATGCAGTTGCGTCAGGTGATGCGCGAGAAAAAAATGCGTGAGGGTGAAGGCTTCACTACCGACGAAGCGCTGCTGGCCACTCAGCTGCTGGCATTCTGTGAAGGGTTACTGTCGCGCTTTGTTCGTTCCGAATTCCGCTATCGACCCACCGTTGACTTTGATGCGCGCTGGCCGCTAATGGCCGCACAATTAATCTGA
- the pyrE gene encoding orotate phosphoribosyltransferase produces MKAWQRQFIEFAINKQVLKFGEFTLKSGRKSPYFFNAGLFNTGRDLALLGRFYAQALVDSGIDFDLVFGPAYKGIPIATTTVVALADHHDRDVPYCFNRKEAKDHGEGGTLVGSALQGKIMLVDDVITAGTAIRESMEIIAANQATLAGVLISLDRQERGRGAISAIQEVERDYGCKVISIITLNELIAYLEEKPELADRLAAVRAYRSEFGI; encoded by the coding sequence ATGAAAGCCTGGCAGCGCCAATTTATCGAATTCGCTATCAACAAGCAGGTGCTGAAGTTTGGTGAGTTCACGCTGAAATCGGGGCGGAAAAGCCCTTATTTCTTTAACGCAGGCCTGTTCAATACCGGACGCGACCTCGCTTTACTGGGCCGTTTCTACGCTCAGGCGCTGGTGGATTCGGGCATTGATTTTGATTTGGTCTTTGGGCCTGCTTACAAAGGCATCCCCATTGCCACAACCACCGTGGTGGCGCTGGCAGATCATCACGATCGCGATGTGCCTTACTGTTTTAACCGTAAGGAAGCCAAGGATCATGGCGAGGGCGGCACGCTGGTTGGCAGCGCGCTGCAGGGTAAAATCATGCTGGTGGATGATGTGATCACCGCAGGAACCGCCATTCGCGAATCGATGGAAATTATTGCAGCCAATCAGGCGACACTGGCCGGCGTACTGATATCCCTCGACCGTCAGGAGCGTGGACGCGGTGCGATCTCGGCCATTCAGGAAGTTGAACGTGATTATGGCTGCAAGGTGATTTCGATCATCACGCTGAACGAATTGATTGCATATCTGGAAGAAAAACCTGAATTGGCCGATCGGCTGGCGGCGGTACGCGCCTATCGCAGCGAGTTCGGTATTTGA
- the rph gene encoding ribonuclease PH, translating into MRPSGRSAQQVRPVTLTRHYTKHAEGSVLVEFGDTKVLCTATIEEGVPRFLKGQGQGWVTAEYGMLPRATHSRNAREAAKGKQGGRTLEIQRLIARSLRAAIDLKALGEFTITLDCDVLQADGGTRTASITGACVALADALNHLVFIGKLKANPMKGMVAAISVGIVNGEALCDLEYVEDSAAETDMNVVMTEDGRMIEVQGTAEGEPFSHEELLKLLELARGGIDTLVAAQKAALTH; encoded by the coding sequence ATGCGTCCATCAGGCCGTAGCGCACAGCAGGTGCGCCCTGTCACATTGACTCGCCATTACACCAAACATGCAGAGGGCTCGGTGCTGGTTGAATTCGGTGATACCAAAGTATTGTGCACCGCCACCATCGAAGAGGGCGTGCCGCGCTTTCTGAAGGGTCAGGGACAAGGTTGGGTCACCGCCGAATATGGCATGCTGCCACGCGCCACCCACAGCCGTAACGCGCGCGAGGCGGCGAAAGGCAAACAGGGTGGGCGCACGCTGGAGATCCAGCGCCTGATCGCCCGTTCATTGCGTGCAGCCATTGACCTGAAAGCGCTGGGTGAATTCACCATTACCCTTGACTGTGATGTGTTGCAGGCCGACGGCGGTACCCGCACAGCTTCTATCACCGGTGCCTGTGTGGCGCTGGCTGATGCGCTAAACCATCTGGTTTTTATCGGCAAACTTAAGGCCAATCCGATGAAAGGCATGGTGGCGGCGATTTCAGTGGGTATCGTCAACGGTGAAGCGCTGTGCGATCTGGAGTATGTCGAAGATTCTGCCGCCGAGACGGATATGAATGTGGTCATGACCGAAGATGGCCGCATGATTGAGGTGCAGGGGACCGCAGAGGGCGAACCATTCAGCCACGAAGAATTGCTGAAGTTACTGGAACTGGCGCGAGGTGGTATTGATACGCTGGTTGCCGCGCAGAAAGCCGCGTTAACCCACTGA
- a CDS encoding NupC/NupG family nucleoside CNT transporter, with translation MISVFHFILALAVIGLLALLASSDRKKIRPRVLLQLVVIEAALAWFFLHASAGLKVVTAFSGFFEVLLKYAAQGTDFVFGGMSSQGLAFIFLGVLCPIVFISVLIGILQHVKILPVLIKVIGTLLSKVNGMGKLESFNAVSTLILGQSENFIAYKGILTDISPRRLYSMAAAAMSTVSLSIVGAYMSMIEPRYVVAALILNMFSTFIVLSIINPTPAGDEPEIRLEKLHEDQSFFEMLGEYILAGFKVAMIILAMLIGFIALIAAVNAVFTTLFGFSFQQILGYLFWPFAWLIGISTADALPAASIMATKLVTNEFVAMIELKKIAAELSPRGLGILSVFLVSFANFASIGIVAGAIKGLNEQQGNVVSRFGLKLIYGSTLVSLLSAAFAGLVL, from the coding sequence ATGATCTCTGTTTTCCATTTTATTCTGGCTTTGGCCGTTATCGGCTTGCTGGCGTTGCTGGCCAGTTCTGACCGCAAGAAAATCCGCCCGCGCGTACTGCTGCAACTGGTGGTTATTGAAGCAGCGCTCGCCTGGTTCTTCCTGCATGCCTCCGCCGGGCTGAAGGTGGTGACCGCGTTCTCCGGCTTCTTTGAAGTGCTGCTGAAGTATGCCGCACAGGGCACCGATTTCGTATTTGGCGGCATGAGCTCACAGGGGCTGGCATTTATCTTCCTCGGCGTACTCTGTCCTATCGTGTTTATTTCTGTACTTATCGGCATCTTGCAGCACGTAAAAATTCTGCCGGTGCTGATCAAAGTGATTGGCACCCTGTTGTCAAAAGTGAACGGAATGGGCAAACTCGAGTCGTTTAATGCTGTCAGCACCCTGATCCTCGGACAGTCGGAAAACTTCATCGCTTACAAAGGCATCCTTACCGATATTTCTCCACGCCGCCTCTACTCAATGGCCGCAGCGGCAATGTCTACCGTGTCGCTGTCAATCGTCGGGGCTTATATGTCGATGATTGAACCGCGCTACGTGGTGGCCGCGCTGATCCTCAATATGTTCAGTACATTTATTGTCCTGTCGATCATCAACCCGACGCCTGCCGGCGACGAGCCTGAAATTCGCCTGGAAAAATTGCATGAGGATCAGAGCTTCTTTGAGATGCTCGGCGAGTATATTCTGGCCGGTTTTAAAGTCGCGATGATTATTCTGGCGATGCTGATCGGGTTTATTGCGCTGATTGCGGCGGTGAACGCCGTGTTTACAACCCTTTTCGGCTTCAGTTTCCAGCAGATCCTCGGCTACCTCTTCTGGCCATTTGCCTGGCTGATTGGCATTTCGACGGCCGATGCCCTGCCAGCCGCCAGTATTATGGCGACCAAGCTGGTGACAAACGAGTTTGTCGCGATGATCGAACTGAAAAAAATCGCCGCAGAGCTGTCGCCGCGCGGCCTGGGCATTCTGTCAGTCTTCCTGGTTTCTTTCGCTAACTTTGCCTCAATCGGCATTGTGGCCGGGGCGATTAAAGGATTGAACGAACAGCAGGGCAATGTGGTATCGCGTTTCGGCCTGAAGCTGATTTATGGTTCCACGCTGGTTAGCCTGCTGTCAGCAGCTTTCGCCGGACTGGTACTTTAA
- a CDS encoding DUF3574 domain-containing protein: protein MTSRIMLSILMLLALSGCSSPTSQLISSPWAACARGDAMTQSTLYFGLNRPQGTAITEAEWQSFVDEQVTPRFKDGLTIFAAKGQWMGNDGQLARENSKALLLIHAADQTSEQGIEALRTLYKQRFAQDAVMRVDNPVCVAF, encoded by the coding sequence ATGACGTCGCGCATAATGCTTTCTATCCTCATGCTATTGGCTTTGTCGGGCTGTAGCTCTCCGACGAGCCAGCTTATCTCATCTCCGTGGGCGGCCTGTGCCAGGGGAGATGCGATGACGCAATCCACACTCTATTTTGGCCTTAATCGCCCGCAGGGTACGGCGATTACCGAAGCAGAGTGGCAGTCTTTTGTTGACGAGCAGGTGACGCCGCGCTTTAAGGATGGACTTACAATATTCGCCGCAAAGGGACAGTGGATGGGCAATGATGGCCAGCTGGCGCGGGAAAACAGCAAAGCATTGTTGCTGATCCATGCGGCGGATCAAACCAGTGAACAGGGGATTGAAGCGCTACGCACGCTGTATAAACAGCGTTTTGCTCAAGACGCCGTGATGCGGGTTGATAACCCGGTCTGTGTCGCTTTCTGA
- a CDS encoding YicC/YloC family endoribonuclease: MIRSMTAYARRETKGEWGSAAWELRSVNQRYLETYIRLPEQFRGLEPVVRERIRNRLTRGKIEVNLRFDADPRAQSALVLNEKLAVQLVQAANWVKMQSDEGEINPVDILRWPGVMSAEEQDLDAISAQLLTALDAAIDEFIIARESEGAALKALIEQRLQGVSAEVIKVRAHMPDVLKWQRERLLSRLEDAQIQLENNRLEQELVMLAQRVDVAEELDRLEAHVKETYNILKKKEAVGRRLDFMMQEFNRESNTLGSKSINAEITASAIELKVLIEQMREQIQNIE, translated from the coding sequence ATGATCCGCAGCATGACCGCCTACGCCCGGCGCGAAACCAAAGGCGAATGGGGCAGCGCAGCCTGGGAGCTGCGTTCTGTCAACCAGCGCTATCTTGAAACCTATATCCGCCTGCCGGAACAGTTCCGCGGTCTTGAACCGGTGGTGCGCGAACGCATTCGCAACCGTCTGACGCGCGGAAAAATCGAAGTTAATCTGCGTTTTGACGCCGACCCGCGCGCGCAAAGCGCGCTGGTGCTGAACGAAAAGCTGGCGGTTCAGCTGGTACAGGCGGCAAACTGGGTGAAGATGCAGAGCGATGAGGGGGAAATCAACCCGGTCGATATTTTGCGCTGGCCAGGCGTGATGTCCGCAGAGGAACAGGATCTGGACGCCATTTCCGCCCAGCTGCTGACCGCGCTGGATGCCGCCATCGATGAGTTTATTATCGCTCGCGAAAGTGAAGGTGCAGCGCTTAAAGCGCTGATCGAGCAGCGCCTGCAAGGCGTTAGCGCCGAAGTGATCAAAGTACGTGCGCATATGCCGGATGTGCTGAAATGGCAGCGTGAACGCCTGCTCAGCCGCCTGGAAGATGCGCAGATACAGCTGGAAAACAACCGTCTGGAACAGGAGCTGGTGATGCTGGCCCAGCGCGTTGACGTGGCGGAAGAGCTGGACCGACTGGAAGCGCACGTAAAAGAAACCTATAACATTTTGAAAAAGAAGGAAGCCGTCGGCCGCCGTCTCGACTTTATGATGCAGGAGTTCAACCGCGAGTCGAACACCCTCGGTTCTAAATCGATCAATGCCGAAATCACCGCATCGGCCATCGAGCTGAAGGTGCTGATTGAGCAAATGAGAGAACAGATTCAGAATATCGAGTAA
- a CDS encoding tyrosine-type recombinase/integrase: MGSLTAKAVQSLIKAGGVGKFGDERGLYLKIPSKGEPYWMLRYTAHTKRREITLGKVSIVSLAEARSLAEDVRKKVIAGDDPIAERKLNRPKALTTVNELFEDWHKDLVKRLKYPGIPERVYRKDIAPTIGGLSLMKVTPIDVRSIIQKITASDRPTIANDALLYMKQLFNHGIKLGLVQNNPATAFRVNDAGGIEKSRERALSLDEIAHVFKVFREHSDSFSRDNYLACALLLLLAVRKSELTEAPWSESDLKEKKWSLPKERSKSGVGIAIPLAPLAIEILEELKVRAWDSPYVFPNRRTSKNQHMGKDTLNRAIAKLFGVEPGKKKKPKNVMGDIEYFTVHDLRRTSRSLLASLTVPPHVAERCLNHKLKGVEGIYDRYDYFEERKEALQKVDYAIRAIIYKSN, translated from the coding sequence ATGGGTTCATTAACAGCAAAAGCCGTTCAGTCTCTGATAAAAGCAGGCGGAGTTGGTAAGTTTGGAGATGAGCGAGGTTTATACCTGAAAATCCCCTCCAAGGGTGAACCATACTGGATGCTGAGATACACAGCACACACAAAGAGACGGGAAATCACTTTAGGTAAGGTTTCTATAGTGTCACTCGCAGAAGCCCGTAGCCTTGCAGAAGATGTTCGCAAAAAGGTTATAGCTGGAGATGACCCTATCGCGGAAAGAAAGCTAAACAGACCTAAAGCACTGACTACAGTGAATGAGCTGTTTGAAGACTGGCATAAAGATCTTGTTAAAAGATTAAAATATCCGGGCATACCAGAAAGAGTTTATAGAAAAGATATCGCACCAACGATTGGTGGACTCTCTTTGATGAAAGTTACTCCCATAGATGTTCGTTCTATCATCCAGAAAATTACTGCGAGTGACAGACCAACTATCGCAAATGATGCCCTTCTCTACATGAAACAGCTCTTCAATCATGGTATCAAACTCGGTCTTGTTCAGAACAATCCCGCCACAGCATTCCGAGTAAACGATGCTGGAGGAATTGAAAAGAGCAGAGAAAGAGCACTGAGCCTGGATGAGATTGCTCATGTTTTTAAAGTGTTCAGAGAACACTCTGACAGCTTCTCTCGTGATAATTATCTGGCCTGTGCACTTCTATTGCTTCTTGCTGTTCGTAAAAGTGAGCTAACGGAAGCACCTTGGTCCGAATCTGATTTAAAAGAGAAAAAATGGTCTTTACCAAAAGAAAGAAGCAAGTCTGGTGTAGGAATCGCCATCCCACTTGCTCCTCTCGCTATTGAGATTTTAGAAGAGTTAAAGGTAAGAGCATGGGATTCGCCTTATGTCTTCCCTAATCGCCGGACAAGTAAAAATCAGCACATGGGAAAAGACACTCTTAACAGAGCCATAGCGAAGTTGTTCGGGGTTGAACCTGGCAAGAAGAAGAAACCAAAAAACGTTATGGGCGATATTGAATATTTCACTGTCCATGACCTGAGAAGAACCAGTCGGAGCCTGCTTGCTTCACTAACTGTTCCACCACATGTGGCCGAGCGGTGTTTGAACCATAAACTCAAAGGAGTCGAAGGGATTTATGACAGATATGACTATTTTGAGGAAAGAAAAGAGGCATTACAGAAAGTAGATTATGCAATTAGAGCAATCATTTACAAGTCAAACTAA